Within Sorangiineae bacterium MSr11367, the genomic segment CGGATTTCGAGCGCGTGGCCCGGTACCACCAGCAGATGGAGAGGGTAGCCCGTGGCCTGCCGCGAACGAACGGCCGCCTTCCAACGGCCGCCGCCCTTGTTGGCGAGCGATGCGTCGCCGCCCGGATAGGAATCGACGACCAAGATGCTCTCGAAGAGACGCGCATCCCTGGGTATCTCGCTTAGCCGTTGGATGCGTACGAGTGGGAGCTCGGCTCGTTCTTGAACCTCGGCCATCGATCGATGGACGTCGCGAATCAGCTCGTCGACCCGACGATGGCGAGAGAGGTCGACGCGCAGGGGAACGGTCGCCAAGAAATTGCCGAGGATGTTTTCGACGTCGGCGAGATCCGGCGGGCGTCCCGAAACGACCGTGCCGAAGATCACGTCGTCGCGATCGCCGTAGCGGGCCAGGAGCACGGCGAATGCGGCCTGAACGATCGCGCTCGAGGTGACCCGAAGCCGCCGAGCCAGCTCGTCGAGGCCCGTCGTTTCGGATTCCGAGACGTGGAGCGTGTGCTCGTCGTAATGCCCCGAGCCGCCCGCACCGAGGTCGCCGGGTACGGCGGTGGGGGTGGTGTAGCCCGCGAGGTTCGCCTTCCAGAAGGCTTCGCGCGCGTGGAGATCGCGACGGCCGAGGAGTCTCAAGAAATCGCGAAATGCAGCGCCCGAAGGAGTCGCGGATGGCGCCGTGGCGCGGTAGCAGGCATCGAGCTCGTCGAGGAGCAGCGGCACCGACCATCCGTCGAGCAAGAGATGGTGGTAGCTCACGAGCAGGTGATACTGCTCGGGCCCCAGCCGAAAGAGAAACAGGCGCAGCGGCGGCGCCTGGTCGAGCACGAACCCGCGCTTCTGTTCACGACGAACGTGCCGCTCGATCACCGCCTCCTGTTCGGCCGAATCCAGCGCACCGAGATCATCGTACTCCCACGGTGGATCGAACTGGGCATGGACGACGTGCAGCGGCGTCTGCAAATTCTTCCAAGCGAAGGACGTCCGTAGAACCCCGTGACGGCTCACCACGCGCCGGAAGGCGTCGCGCATCCGGGACGGATCGATGGCTTCGTGCATCGAGCAGCTGATCTGCTCGAGGTACTCGCTCGCCTCGGGGTTCTGAAGCGTGTGAAAGAGCATCCCTTGTTGAAGAGGGGTCAGCGGATAGAGATCCTCGGGGGCGCCATGCTCCTCGACGAGGATGTCCAAGGAGCGTGGTGGAATGTTCGCCAACGGATATTCGGAGGGGGTGCACCGCGCTGTTGCGGCGGTTCGACCTTGAGCGAGGAGCGCGCGCAGGGCGTCGAGAAAATCTGCCGCCACGCGTTCGATGGTCGAGCGTGCATGCAAATTCTCGCTGAAGGTAAAGGAGACGGTGAGCTCCCCGTTCAAGACGAGCCCCTCGACCTCGAGCACGTGGTGTCGGTGCCCTTTCACCGAATAGAGCGGGCCGACGGATTCGGCCTTCATCCGCAAAAGGCCGCCTTCGAGCGAGAGGCCAGCATCCAGGGTGCCGAGGTAGTTGAAGCTCACGTCGGGCGCGCGCTCGGGGTGAACGCGGCGGCCTGCGAGGTACCTTGCGGCGCCGAAGGCCACGCCGCGGTGCGGGACGCGTCGGAGCTGGTTCTTGACCGTGTCGAGGCGGTCCTCGCCAGTGAGCTCGAAATGGACCGGGAAGAGGCTGGTGAGCCAGCCCACCGTGCGCGAGAAATCGGCGTCGTCGAAGAGCTCTTCGCGACCGTGGCTCTCCATGTCGATCCAATGCGAGGCGCGACCGAGCCATGTCTGGAGTGCAGTGAGGAGCGCTGCGAGCAACAATTCGTCTGGCCGCGCGCGAAGAGCCTTGGGGAGCTCCTTCGAGAACTCGTGCGTCTCGTTCGGCGTCAACTTGACCGCCACGACGCGCGCAGAGGCCACATCGTTCACGCCGGCCGGTGTGCCGGGATCGCGAGGTAGCGGCTGCGGGGGGGCGCCGTCCTTGGGGTCATCCCAGAGATCCGTCTCCAGGACACCGCTCTCGGACGCGTCCTTCAGCCAGCGTGCGTATCGGCCCACCGTCGTGCTGCGGGCGGGCAAGTCGAGTGTGTCGCCCTCGAGGAGCTGCTCGAGGACGAGCTCCAGGTCTTCGACCAGAATGCGCCAGGAGACGGCATCGATGATCAAGTGGTGCGCGACGAGAAGGAGCTCGCCGTCGCGATCCTCACCCGCGTGCAAGAAAGCCGCCGCAAGGAGCGGACCGCGTTGGAGATCGAGCGACGCGTGCACATCGCCGGCAATCCGATCGAGCTCACCTTCGGCAAGGGGGTGGACGGCGAGCGGAACGTGCACATCGGAGGCAATCTCGGCGTGCCACTGACCGTCGCGCGGGATGAACCGCGTTCGGAGTGCGGGGTGGTTCCCGCAGATGGCGTCGAGCGCCAGCTCGATCTCCGCAGGGCGAATGCCCGCGCGGACGCCGAGAAGGACGGACATGTTCCAGTGATGCGCGTCCGCGAAGTGCTGTTCGAAGAACCACTGCTGAATGGGGAAGAGCGGCGCGGGTCCTTGCCCCTCGGTGGATTGCGCATCGATGATTTCGCTGCGCTCGATGGCCGACGACAGCTCGCGCAAGGTGGGATGCTCGGTGATGTGCCGCGCTCTGAGCCGGACGCCTCTGGCTCGTGCGTGGGAGACCACCTGCATCGCCTGGATGGAGTCCCCCCCGAGATCGAAAAAGTTGTCGCCGGGCCCGACGTGGGGGACGCCAAGTACCTCGCGAAAGGCTTGAGACAAGATGCGCTCGACCCGAGAAAGCGGCTGCGCGGTGAGCTCGGATGCTGCGCTCGGGCCCAGTAAAGGCGCGGGTAGCGCGCGTCGATCCAACTTGCCCGCGGGGGTCAATGGGAGATTCGGCAGCCCGACGAAGGCCGACGGGACGAGCGCCTTGGGCAGGTAGCGTTCGAGGTGAGCGCGGAGCTCCTCGGGCGAGGGCGGAGGGGCATCGCGTGCAACCACGTAGGCGATCAGCGCGCTGTGTCCCGCCGGTGTCTTTCGGCCGAGGACGACCGCCTCCGCGATTCGGGGGTGCTCGCGCAACGCGCGCTCGATCTCCGCGGGTTCGATTCGATATCCGCGGACCTTCAGCTGCTCGTCGATGCGCCCGAGAAATGTGAAGGCCCCGTTTGCGAGCTGGCGAACGCGATCTCCGGTGCGATACATTCGGTCGCCGGGCACGAACGGATCGGCGAGGAACCGCTCCGCCGTGAGGGCGGGGCGCCCGAGGTAGCCGCGCGCAACGGCTTCGCCCGCGATGCAAAGCTCACCGATGACCGTTCGCGGAACCGGTTTCTGCTCGGCGTCGAGCACGTAAGCGCGCACATTGGCGATCGCATGACCGATGGGCACCTCGGCGCCGTCCCACGCTCCCGGCTCGAAGCGATGCAGCAGCGACGTGATGGTCGCCTCCGTGGGGCCGTACGCATTGATCAAAGGGACGCGGCCATGGCGACACCAGGTGGCAACCCGCTCGGGGGCTGCTGCTTCGCCGCCGATGATGACCAGCCGCACCGTGGCAGGGACGCGGAGGCGGCCCTCGTGTGCCGTGTCGACCCATCCATTCCAGAATGCCGTAGGCACGTTGAGCACCGTGAGGCGCTCGCGCCGGACGAAGCGCAGAAACGTGTCGAGATCGGAGAGCGTGTCCTCATCGCGGAAGACGACACGTGCCCCGGCGGCCCAACTGGGAACCATCTCCTCCAGCGCAACGTCGAAGATCGGGGTCGCTTGCTGCAGAACACGATCGGCGGACGAGAGCGCGTAGGTCTCGGCGATGGCCTGTGCGTGGTTGAGGAGCGCCGCGTGCGAGACGACGACGCCTTTCGGCTGACCCGTGGAGCCCGAGGTGTAGATGACGTAGGCCGCGTTGGCGCGTGTTCTGCCCCGTTCCTCGACGCGAAGCTCGGTCTCGGGCGGCGGGGTCGGGCCGCGCAAGACGCAACAGGCGCGGGAATCCGCCAGCATGAAGTCGATGCGCTCCTGCGGTAAGGAGAGGTCGAGCGGGAGCGCGATGGCGCCCGCTCGAAGGACGCCCCAGAGCGCGATGGCGAGGTCGGGGCCGCGCTCGATGGCCAGCCCGACGACGGACTCCGCCCCGATTCCGGCTTCGCGGAGGCTCACGGAAAGCTCGTCGCCGCGGCGGCAAAACTCGGCGTACGTCAGCGTCTCCGTCCGCGAGGAGGCGGCGATGGCATCGGGCGAACGCATGGCTTGCCGTCGCCAGAGATCGACGATGTTCTCGGCGGCCGCGAAAGGGCAAACGGAAACCGACGGGGCAAAGGCATGCGTCGAACGGCCGGTGAGCGGTAGGGTGCTCACCGCGTGGTTTGGCGCGCGCACGGCCGACTCGAGGACGGACACGTACGCGTCCATCAGTGCTTCGACGGTCTCCTGATCGAAGCGGTCCGTATCGAATTCGGTCGCAAGACGCAGGCCGTCGCGGCTTTCGCCGACCGAGATGCTGAGGTCGACGGTCGCCATTCCATCGTCGACATGGATTGGTGAAAGCGAGAGATCGCCCAGGGTCGTAGCGTTCAGCGGGCTATTGTCGAAGATGAATGCGACGTTGAACAGCTGCGAACTGGCGTTGCCGGCGCCCGAGCCAAGGGCCTCCACGAGGCGCTCGAAGGGCAGGTCCTGATGCTCGAAAGCTTGCGCCAACGTTTGCGCGGTCCGTTGAACGAGCTCGAGGAACGTCGGATTGTCGCGAAGGTCCGTGCGCAAGACGAGAAGGTTCACGAAGCAGCCGATGAGCGGCTCGAGCTCCAGGTGATCGCGCGCCGCGGCGGCCGTACCGACCACGACATCGTCCGCGCCGGTAACGCGAAACAACATCGCTTTGAATCCGGCTAGCAGCATATTGAAGAGCGTCGTCTGCGCCCTTGCCGCCATGGCGCGAAGCGCCGGAAGCAGAGGGCCGGGCAGTTCGCGCAGAATCGTCTTACCCTGAAACCGCCGCTCTTTGGGGGCGCTGCGATCGAAAGGGAGCGGCATGTGGAACGATGCCCCGGCGAGCCTGGCCGTCCAGTGCGCGAGCAGTTCCTGGATGCGGGCGGGTGAAAGCGTGCGCCGTTGCCAAGCCGCAAAATCGGCATATTGGATCGCGAGCGGTGGCAGATGCAGCGGTTTCCGTGCGACCGCACTTTCGTAGCCGACGACCAGCTCGTTGAGCAGTACCGCCGCGGACCACCCATCGGAGACGATGTGATGAAGCGTGACGAGAAGTCGATGCTCGTCCGGCGCGAGCGTCACCACGAGCGCGCGAACGAGTGGCCCGCCCGCGAGATCGAATGGCCGCCGCGCTTCTTCCGCCAGACGCGCGGCCGCAGCAAGGGTGCGCCCGGTTGCGGGCAGCGATTCGAGACTTTCATGCGCGAAGGGAATGACGACTTCGCGGCAAAACGCGGCGACGGGTTTTCCGCCGACATTGCGGAAGGTGCAGCGGAGGTTCTCGTGGCGCACGACAATGCGCGCCAAAGCGCCATGCAACGCCTCGACGTCGAGCGGGCCATGAATCGCGGCCGCTGCCTTGATATGATAAAGCGGACTTCCCGGCGCGATTTGATCGATGAACCAAAAGCGCTCTTGCGCATACGAGACGCTTGGCTCGTCGGGCCCTCGGCGCGAAATGACGGTTTTGACCGGCTTTGTGCTTTTCTCTTTCAGTTGCTCGAGCAGCGCTCGTCGTTTGTCGGGGGAGAGTGCCGCAATTCGCTCTTTAAGAGCCTGTCGGTCATCGGCCATCTTCAATTGTTCGACACGCTAGCAGATGGAAAACGGATCGCTATGCCCATTCTCGTATAGAACATCGCTACACATGAATGACCACAAGCCCGTGCAGGACTCGGCGGCTCGGCGCGCACTGCTCGAGCGTCGTTTGAAGGGCAAGGCGCCCGCCGTCGCATCGATCCGTATCTCGCGTGGCGAATCAACGGAGCCCGCGCCTCTATCGTTTGCGCAGCAAGGACTGTGGTTTCTCGAGCAGCTCGAGCCGGGCAGGCCGACGTACAATATTGCCGATTTCTTGCGCGTACACGGAAAACTGGACGCCCTGGCGTTCGAACGAGCGCTCATGCAGGTCGTCGGCCGTCACGACATTCTCCGAACGGCGCTGGTGACCGAGAACGGAACGGCGTCGCAGAAGGTCCTTCCCCACGTCCATTTGCCGTTCGAGCGCATCGACCTACGAGGGATCGCGCGCGAACAGCGCGAGGTTGCCATGCGCGAGCGTGCTCTCGAGCATGCCCGCGAGCCGTTCGATCTCGCGCGCCCGCCGCTCTTGCGCGCGGCGTTGGTGACGCTCGATGAATCCGATTACGTGATTCTATTGACGGCGCATCATATCGTCACCGATGGATGGTCGACCGGTGTATTGGTCCAGGAGATCGTCGCGTTGTATTCGGCCGCGCTGGAGGGGCAGGAGCTTCGATTGCCTCCATTGCAATTGCAATATGCCGATTACGCACGATGGCAGCGCGCGCCAGAGCGCGAACGAGTCTACGAGGAGCAACTCACCTATTGGCGTCAGCAGCTCTCGGGTGCACCCGCGGTGCTGGAACTCCCCACGGATCGCCCGCGCCCGCCGGCGCAGTCGGCCGCTGGAGCCATGCATGACATTGCGATTCCCGTCGACCTGTCGGATCGTTTGCGCGCGCTGGCGCGGCGAGAAGGGGCCACGCTGTTCATGGTTTTGCTGGCCGCGTGGAAGGCATTCCTTGCGCACGTGTCCGGCCAGGAAGACATCGTCGTCGGTACGCCCGTCGCCGGGCGTACGCACCGCGAATTGGAGAGCTTGATTGGCTTCTTCGTGAATACGCTGCCGCTGCGGACCGCGGTCTCGGGCGATATCGGCTTTCGCCAGTTGGTGTCGCGCGTTCGCGAGACGGCGCTCGGAGCCTATGCGCATCAGGACATTCCGTTCGAGCGCCTCGTCGAAGCGCTTCGACCCGAGCGTGCGCTCCGCCATACGCCGATCTTTCAAGTGCTCTTCGTCTTGCAGAACGCTCCGCTCCGGGGCCTAGCCTTGCCGGGGGCGTCGCTCGATCCTCTGCTGATCCACAACGGTGCCGCACATTTCGATCTGGTGCTCTCGCTCGACGACGCAGAGCCCGCGGTGCGCGGATCGCTCGAGTATGCGACCGAGCTGTTCGACGGGGAAACGATCGCGCACATGGTGGCGCAATTTCAGCGTTTGCTCGGGGCTGTCGTCGAGGCGCCGGACACGCCGCTCTCGCAACTGGATCTCCTCGATGCAGCCCAGCGCCATCGCCTTCTCGTGGAATGGGCGGGAGAGCGATTCGGGCCGCAGCCGCATTCGACCGTGGTGGCTTGGGTGGAGTCGACCGTCCAGCGTGCACCCGATGCCGTGGCGGCACGCCTGGGCGGGGAGACCCTGACCTACCGCGAGCTCCACGCGAGAGCGCACGGGCTGGCGGAGATCTTGGCCGCGCGAGGTGTGGGGCCCGACGTTGTCGTCGGGTTGGTCGTCGAGCGCTCCTTCGAGATGCTGATTGGGATGCTCGCGATCCTCCGTGCAGGTGGAGCGTATCTGCCGATCGACTCCACGTATCCCACGGCCCGAATTCGCTTCATGCTCGAAGAGACGCGCGCGCCGGTGGTCCTTGCCAGCTCGGAGGTGGCGGGCGCTGTTCCATCGGAATGGCATGACCGGTTGCTCCGCTTGGACGGGTCGTTCCTCGATGCCGCGCGCGGTGCAGTCCTCGGGCCGAAGGCGGCGAACCTCGCGTACGTCATGTACACGTCGGGATCCACCGGCCAGCCGAAAGGCGTGGCCCTGTCGCACGGGGCCCTCTGCAACCTGCTCGCGTGGCAGACGCGGACGTCGATGGCCAGCGCGGGGACTCGAACGCTGCAGTTCGCGTCTCCTTCGTTCGACGTTTCGTTTCAGGAGATCTTCTCCACGTGGGCGACGGCGGGAACCCTGGTGCTCGTCACCGAGGAACAGCGGACCGACGCGGTCGCGCTCCACGAACTCCTGGAAAGCGAACAGGTCGAGCGCCTCTTCGTCCCAGTGGTCGCGCTGCGGCATTTGGCGCAGGTCGCGCGGGGCCTTGCTCGCGCCCTCGTGCTCCGTGAGATCATCTGTGCCGGTGAACAGCTGCGCGTCACCGACGAGATGCGCGAGTTCCTGCATCGGGTGCCCGGCTGCCGGCTGCTCAATCATTACGGCCCCACCGAGACCCATGTCGCGACGTGGTGGGAGCAGTCCGGCTCGGTCGATGACATTTCCGCCGTTCCGCCCATCGGCCGCGCTCTGCATGACACCTCGGTGTACTTGCTCGATCGCCACCTGAAACTGGTCGGTGTCGGCGTGCCGGGAGAGGTCTACCTTTCCGGTCCTGGCCTGGCACGTGGCTACTACGACCGACCAGGGCTCACCGCCGAGCGTTTCCTGCCCGATCCGCTGGGGCCTCCCGGCAGTCGGATGTATCGGACGGGCGATCTCGCGCGCTTTCGCCCCGATGGGAACCTCGACTACCTGGGCCGCGTCGATCAGCAGGTGAAGATCCGTGGCTTCCGCGTGGAGCTGGCCGAGGTCGAGGCCGTGTTGGCGGCGTATCCCGGCATCCGTGAATGCGCGGTCTCCGACAAAGCGGATCCAACGACGGGCGGAAAGCGCTTGGTCGCCTATGTCGTTCCGCGCACGGACGACCTTTCGATTCGTGAGCTCAGGGCGTTTGCGGCGGCGCGGCTACCGGACTTCATGCTCCCGAGCGCCTTCGTCACGCTCGCCGCGCTGCCCCTGTCGCCCAACAAGAAGGTGGATCGGCGCGCGCTCCCGGACCCGGATCCCTTGGCCATCCCCGAGGAAGACGACGTGGCGCCCAAGTCCCCGCTGGAGCTCCTGCTCATGCGGCTCTTCTCCCAGGTCCTCGGCGTCCCGCGTATCGGCACGAGCAGCAGCTTCTTCGCTCTCGGCGGGCACTCGCTCTTGGCCACCCAGCTCGTCGCGCGGATCCGTGATGCGACAGGGCGAGCCGTCCCCATCAAAGCGCTGTTCGAGCATCCATCGGTCGGCGAGCTCGCGGGGGCGCTCGAGCGTCTGCCGCGAAGCAACCTTCCGCCGCTGCGTTCCGTGGATCGGGACGCGCCGCTGGCGCTGTCCTTCGCGCAGCAACGACTGTGGTTCCTCGATCAGCTCGAGACGGACAACCCCTTCTACAACATGGGGTTGGCCGTGCGTCTCACGGGGCCGCTGGACGTGGACGCACTCGAGGCCGCGCTCGGAGCCCTGGTTCTGCGACACGAATCCCTTCGCACGCGATTGCAAACGGTCGATGGCGAGCCACACCCGATCATCGATGCCTCGATCCCCGTGACGTTGGAGCGCGCTTGGCTGTCGGCGGTCGCCCCCGAGCTTCGCGAATCCGCACTTCACGCGCAGCTTCGGGAATGGGCCGATCGACCCTTCGAGCTCGCGCGCGGTCCCTTGTTCCGAGCCTCGCTCTGCGAGGTCGGATCGGGCGAGCACGTGCTGGTCCTCTCGATCCATCACGCCGCGGCGGACGGCTGGTCGCTGGAGATTCTTCGGCGTGAGCTCGCGCAGCTTTACCATGCGCGTGGGGATGCCGAGTCGGCGAAGCTTTCGCCCTTGCCCTTTCAGTACGTGGACTATGCGGCCTGGCAGCGGCAGGTCGCGGAAGGGGAGGCCTTCGAAGAGTCGCTTCGCTATTGGAAGGAGCAGCTCGCGGGTTCGCTTCCCGTGTTGGAACTCCCTTCGGATCGCGCACGGCCCGCCCGCAAGCGCTACGTGGGCGGGACGACCTCGCGACCGCTGCCGGTCTCCCTTCACGCGGCACTGCAGCAAAGCAGCACGCGCACGGGTGTGACGCCGTTCATGGTTCTATTGGCCGCCTTCGACGCGCTGATGTTCCGGCTTTCAGGGCAGTCGGATTTCGCGGTGGGCTCCCCCATTTCGGGGCGGAATCTGGCCGAGTTCGAGGGGCTGATCGGCTGCTTCGTCAACACGTTGGTGCTGCGCACGACGGTCGCCCCCCACGAGTCGTTCGAAACGCTCCTCGCGCGGGTCAAGGCGACGAGCCTTTCGGCGTACGCCCATCAGGACGTCCCCTTCGAGCGGCTGGTGGATGCCGTGAACCCCGAGCGCTCCACCAGCCATACACCGCTGTTTCAAGTGATGCTCGTGCACCACGAGACCGCGCCACTCGAGGTTTTCTCGGACCTGCGCGCCAGCCCCGTGCAGATCGAAGCGGGGACCTCCACCTTCGACCTGACGCTCACCGTCTTCACCGGGAAAGACCGATTCGAGCTCGATTGCGAATACGATTCGGATCTCTTCGACAAAGAGACGGTCGACGGTTGGCTCGCGGCGTTCGAGGTGATGCTTACCGACGCGCTTGGCGACCCCTCGCGCCGCATCGACCAACTCCGCATGTTGGACGATGCAGGCCATCGCCAGCTCTTGGCGTGGAACCGGTCGCCGCTCGAAGTCCCGCACACCGCGCGATTGGAATCTCTGATCGCGGCCGTGGCGGAGCGCACTCCCGACGCACCGGCCGTGGTCACCTTGGCCGAGAGCGTCTCCTACCGTGAGCTCGAACGCGGCGCCAACCGCATGGCGCGGCTTTTGGTGGAGCACGGCGTGTCGCACGGATCGAGGGTGGCCATCTGCTTGCCGCGCACCCCCGAGCTGCTGATGGTGCTTCTCGGCGTTCTCAAGGCGGGCGCCGCGTACGTGCCGATCGATCCGCGCTTTCCGGCCAACCGGGTCAAATGGATGCTCGAGGACTCGGCTCCGGCGGTGGCGCTCACCGTCTCCGAGTTCGCGCCGCTCATGCCCGACGGTGTGCCGACGGTCCTGCTCGATCGAAGCGACGTGTTGGGCGCATCGAGCCCCTACGATGCTGGGCCGATCCAAACCTCGGGGGACGCCGGGGCGCCATGTTACGTGCTTTACACATCGGGCTCGACCGGTTTGCCCAAGGGCGTCGTCGTATCGCACAAGGCCGTGGTGAACGTGCTTCACGCGATGGCGCACACGCTCGAACTGACCGCGGCCGATCGCTGGCTGGCGACCACCACGCTCTCGTTCGACATCTCGGTGCCGGAGTTGTATCTGCCGCTGATCCTCGGTGGTCAGGTTCTACTTCTCGAGCACGTGGGGAGCGATCCTGCGCTGCTCGAGCGCGCCATGAAGACACTTGGCCCGACCATTTTTCAGGCCACCCCGACCGCCTGGCGAATGTATCTCGACATGGGCTTTTCGGGCGTCCCCGGGCTGAAGGTGCTCTCGGGGGGCGAGAGCCTTCCGATGGATCTGGCCGTGCGGCTGCTCGAGGTGGGTGGCGAGCTGTGGAACATGTATGGTCCCACGGAGACGGCGGTCTGGTCGTCGGCGAGCCGCGTGCGCGCAGGCGACGATCGAATTGGGCTTGGCCGGCCACTCGCCAACAACACGCTGTACGTTCTCGGTCCCGATCTCGAGATGTTGCCACCGGCGGTGATCGGTGAGCTCTACATCGGTGGTGACGGTGTTGCCCTAGGGTATTTCGGCAGGCCCGGACTCACGGCCGAGCGTTTTCTGCCGGATCCTTTTTCGGCGTCGCCTGGTGCGCGCATGTATCGAACGGGCGATCGGGTGCGCCACCGCCGCTCGGGAGAGATCGAGTGGCTCGGACGCGTCGACTTTCAGCTGAAGATCCGCGGTGTTCGCGTCGAACCCGGAGAGGTCGAATCGGCCCTTCGCCAGGCGCCCGGAGTGAAAGACGTCGTGGTATCGGTCGAGACCGATGCACACGGCGTCCGGCATCTCGTGGCGTTCGTCGTTCCTGCCGGGTTGCCGATACCGGACGCGGTGCTGCGCGAGTGGCTCGGGCAGACGTTGCCCGCGTTCTTGCTCCCCACCGCCTTCGCGTCGCTGCCGGCTCTCCCGACCACGCCCAACGGCAAGATTGATCGCACCAAGCTACCGTCGCTTTTGA encodes:
- a CDS encoding amino acid adenylation domain-containing protein, translating into MADDRQALKERIAALSPDKRRALLEQLKEKSTKPVKTVISRRGPDEPSVSYAQERFWFIDQIAPGSPLYHIKAAAAIHGPLDVEALHGALARIVVRHENLRCTFRNVGGKPVAAFCREVVIPFAHESLESLPATGRTLAAAARLAEEARRPFDLAGGPLVRALVVTLAPDEHRLLVTLHHIVSDGWSAAVLLNELVVGYESAVARKPLHLPPLAIQYADFAAWQRRTLSPARIQELLAHWTARLAGASFHMPLPFDRSAPKERRFQGKTILRELPGPLLPALRAMAARAQTTLFNMLLAGFKAMLFRVTGADDVVVGTAAAARDHLELEPLIGCFVNLLVLRTDLRDNPTFLELVQRTAQTLAQAFEHQDLPFERLVEALGSGAGNASSQLFNVAFIFDNSPLNATTLGDLSLSPIHVDDGMATVDLSISVGESRDGLRLATEFDTDRFDQETVEALMDAYVSVLESAVRAPNHAVSTLPLTGRSTHAFAPSVSVCPFAAAENIVDLWRRQAMRSPDAIAASSRTETLTYAEFCRRGDELSVSLREAGIGAESVVGLAIERGPDLAIALWGVLRAGAIALPLDLSLPQERIDFMLADSRACCVLRGPTPPPETELRVEERGRTRANAAYVIYTSGSTGQPKGVVVSHAALLNHAQAIAETYALSSADRVLQQATPIFDVALEEMVPSWAAGARVVFRDEDTLSDLDTFLRFVRRERLTVLNVPTAFWNGWVDTAHEGRLRVPATVRLVIIGGEAAAPERVATWCRHGRVPLINAYGPTEATITSLLHRFEPGAWDGAEVPIGHAIANVRAYVLDAEQKPVPRTVIGELCIAGEAVARGYLGRPALTAERFLADPFVPGDRMYRTGDRVRQLANGAFTFLGRIDEQLKVRGYRIEPAEIERALREHPRIAEAVVLGRKTPAGHSALIAYVVARDAPPPSPEELRAHLERYLPKALVPSAFVGLPNLPLTPAGKLDRRALPAPLLGPSAASELTAQPLSRVERILSQAFREVLGVPHVGPGDNFFDLGGDSIQAMQVVSHARARGVRLRARHITEHPTLRELSSAIERSEIIDAQSTEGQGPAPLFPIQQWFFEQHFADAHHWNMSVLLGVRAGIRPAEIELALDAICGNHPALRTRFIPRDGQWHAEIASDVHVPLAVHPLAEGELDRIAGDVHASLDLQRGPLLAAAFLHAGEDRDGELLLVAHHLIIDAVSWRILVEDLELVLEQLLEGDTLDLPARSTTVGRYARWLKDASESGVLETDLWDDPKDGAPPQPLPRDPGTPAGVNDVASARVVAVKLTPNETHEFSKELPKALRARPDELLLAALLTALQTWLGRASHWIDMESHGREELFDDADFSRTVGWLTSLFPVHFELTGEDRLDTVKNQLRRVPHRGVAFGAARYLAGRRVHPERAPDVSFNYLGTLDAGLSLEGGLLRMKAESVGPLYSVKGHRHHVLEVEGLVLNGELTVSFTFSENLHARSTIERVAADFLDALRALLAQGRTAATARCTPSEYPLANIPPRSLDILVEEHGAPEDLYPLTPLQQGMLFHTLQNPEASEYLEQISCSMHEAIDPSRMRDAFRRVVSRHGVLRTSFAWKNLQTPLHVVHAQFDPPWEYDDLGALDSAEQEAVIERHVRREQKRGFVLDQAPPLRLFLFRLGPEQYHLLVSYHHLLLDGWSVPLLLDELDACYRATAPSATPSGAAFRDFLRLLGRRDLHAREAFWKANLAGYTTPTAVPGDLGAGGSGHYDEHTLHVSESETTGLDELARRLRVTSSAIVQAAFAVLLARYGDRDDVIFGTVVSGRPPDLADVENILGNFLATVPLRVDLSRHRRVDELIRDVHRSMAEVQERAELPLVRIQRLSEIPRDARLFESILVVDSYPGGDASLANKGGGRWKAAVRSRQATGYPLHLLVVPGHALEIRFTFQTNRIQLASVERLARQMAALLGKMCARSSGLLSELDLLDEGERQRLLVAWNETSRAYPRERTVIDLFLEQVQHTPEVAALSWPGGSLTYRELGERTRKLASSLAGLGPDAVVALLDERGPDLLAAILGVFRAGCAYLPLDPQHPPARKEQILSVAKPRAAIVGARYRAPLADVGVTFDVVVDMNADDRPAPLGTPSGPGSLAYVIFTSGSTGIPKGAMVEHRGMLNHLYAKIADLGLTAADVVAQTASQCFDISVWQFLVALLTGGRTHVLPDDVAHDPEKLLDAVERDGVTILEVVPSMLHALLDIVVRRGPRKPLLGKLRWVVATGEALPPDLCRRWFETYPHIPLMNAYGPTECSDDVAHYAMTSAPAGANTPIGFPIQNTRLYVMSRNGRLLPEGIAGELWVGGEGVGRGYIADPSRTAEVFVPDPFADTPGARLYRTGDLARWLPDGSIEFLGRIDHQVKIRGFRIELGEIELALRVQPGIADAVVVAREDVPGNKQLVAYLVAQQKTEIDTGAVERALRAKLPEYMVPPSLITLEALPRTPNGKLDRRALPAPSAPSAQVDFIAPRTAVEEGLSQIWCEVLSLERVSATDDFFSVGGHSLLATQVASRIREMYDIDLPLARLFHATTLEALALEIEEAVQRDIDALTDEEVERHLGRDYP